In the Flavobacterium pallidum genome, one interval contains:
- a CDS encoding collagen-like domain-containing protein has product MNNQTNIDEGITGPQGITGPQGVTGPQGEIGLQGETGITGLQGLTGLMGEQGLTGPQGETGVQGITGYPGNTWSYLVVNGITGPQGITGFQGVTGIQGETGPQGIQGIQGETGSQGPQGIQGETGPQGNQGETGPQGIQGNNGADGSTGPQGNNGADGSTGPQGPQGETGTQGNNGADGSTGPQGPQGNNGADGSTGPQGPQGNNGADGFTGPQGAQGNNGADGSTGPQGPQGNNGADGSTGPQGPQGGQGGQGFPGSTGPQGPPGQLGKVMRGNWGYAVNIQPGDTQKFNLTGTTLLLPPGTYTVFVCMLINVNNLSSGSSYWVRTTFTDDRNVQYPTKDIKGGYLVSGCIVGPAKYATASGMLVIENSSGSYKNYYFLAGNVIPVGTNETVNNFGGGMWNEDNIVAFPMQ; this is encoded by the coding sequence ATGAACAATCAAACCAATATCGATGAAGGGATTACCGGCCCTCAGGGCATTACCGGGCCACAAGGCGTCACGGGTCCGCAAGGGGAAATCGGGCTACAGGGAGAAACCGGAATAACAGGACTGCAGGGTCTCACAGGTCTTATGGGTGAGCAGGGATTGACCGGGCCGCAGGGAGAAACCGGCGTGCAGGGAATCACTGGCTATCCCGGAAACACTTGGAGCTACCTTGTTGTCAATGGGATTACAGGACCACAGGGCATCACCGGATTCCAGGGTGTCACCGGAATCCAGGGTGAAACCGGGCCGCAGGGGATACAAGGAATCCAGGGAGAAACAGGATCACAGGGACCGCAAGGCATACAAGGTGAAACGGGACCACAGGGGAATCAGGGAGAAACCGGACCGCAAGGTATTCAGGGGAATAATGGTGCTGACGGGTCAACCGGACCACAGGGAAATAACGGTGCAGACGGATCAACAGGGCCGCAGGGACCTCAGGGGGAAACCGGCACGCAAGGGAATAACGGTGCAGATGGATCAACAGGACCGCAGGGACCACAAGGAAACAATGGTGCTGACGGGTCAACCGGACCACAAGGGCCTCAGGGCAATAACGGTGCTGACGGATTTACAGGGCCACAGGGAGCACAAGGCAATAATGGTGCAGACGGCTCAACCGGACCGCAAGGGCCGCAGGGCAACAACGGTGCGGATGGTTCTACAGGGCCGCAGGGCCCCCAGGGTGGCCAGGGTGGTCAGGGATTCCCAGGATCAACCGGCCCACAGGGACCTCCGGGTCAGCTGGGTAAGGTAATGAGAGGCAACTGGGGATACGCAGTCAACATCCAGCCTGGTGACACCCAGAAATTCAATCTTACAGGTACTACATTGCTGCTTCCTCCCGGAACATATACCGTATTCGTCTGCATGCTTATCAATGTAAACAACCTTTCCTCCGGTTCGTCTTATTGGGTACGAACGACATTTACAGACGACAGGAATGTCCAATATCCCACCAAGGACATCAAAGGCGGGTATCTCGTGAGCGGCTGTATTGTAGGTCCTGCGAAGTATGCTACCGCCTCCGGAATGCTCGTCATCGAGAATTCATCAGGAAGTTATAAGAACTATTATTTTCTCGCAGGAAATGTAATCCCTGTCGGCACTAATGAGACCGTCAATAACTTTGGCGGAGGCATGTGGAACGAGGACAATATCGTTGCCTTCCCGATGCAATAA